Proteins found in one Neofelis nebulosa isolate mNeoNeb1 chromosome 3, mNeoNeb1.pri, whole genome shotgun sequence genomic segment:
- the LOC131506764 gene encoding ATP synthase membrane subunit K, mitochondrial-like codes for MEIMAGPETDAQFQFTGMKKHFSSYTLTGRMNCVLATYGGITLMVLYFKLRSKKTPAVKAT; via the coding sequence ATGGAAATCATGGCAGGTCCAGAAACTGATGCCCAATTCCAATTCACTGGTATGAAAAAACACTTCAGCTCTTACACTCTCACAGGTAGAATGAATTGTGTACTGGCCACATATGGAGGCATCACTTTGATGGTCTTGTACTTCAAGTTAAGGTCTAAAAAAACACCAGCTGTGAAAGCAACATAA